The following are encoded together in the Populus trichocarpa isolate Nisqually-1 chromosome 5, P.trichocarpa_v4.1, whole genome shotgun sequence genome:
- the LOC7455198 gene encoding EPIDERMAL PATTERNING FACTOR-like protein 1 codes for MGSCRLLPASRSLVLTTAISIYFLLYPVSCFDQHLQPPTSPRKGIAFEEKARLGSTPPSCHNKCNGCHPCIAVQVPALPSQNEPVQMGSAKTSSIDEFFDSYPAGNRFPDYRPLGWKCRCADHFYNPLT; via the exons ATGGGTTCTTGTCGCCTGTTACCTGCCTCTAGATCACTAGTGCTAACTACTGCAATTTCCATATATTTTCTGCTCTATCCGGTCTCTTGTTTTGATCAACACTTACAACCTCCAACTTCTCCTCGCAAG GGTATAGCTTTTGAGGAGAAGGCAAGGCTAGGTTCGACCCCACCAAGTTGCCACAACAAATGCAATGGTTGCCACCCATGCATAGCAGTTCAAGTACCAGCTCTACCGAGTCAAAACGAACCAGTTCAAATGGGTTCAGCTAAAACTAGCAGTATTGATGAGTTCTTCGACTCGTATCCTGCAGGTAATAGGTTCCCAGATTATAGGCCACTTGGTTGGAAATGTCGCTGTGCTGACCATTTCTACAATCCCTTAACTTAA
- the LOC7455199 gene encoding linamarin synthase 2 isoform X1: MRSTGARKPHAVCVPFPAQGHVTPMMHLAKLLHSRGFHITFVNTEFNHRRLIRSRGPDSVEGLPDFRFETIPDGLPLPPSDFDATQDVPSLCDSTRTNCLAPFKELLTKLNSSSEVPPVTCVISDGAMSFGIKAAEEFSIPQVQFWTASACSFMGYLHFSELTRRGFVPYKEENLLRDGDTPIDWIPGLSNIRLKDMPTFIRTTNDEIMFDFMGSEAENCLNSPAIIFNTFNEFENEVLESIIATKFPNIYTIGPLPLLAKHIAAESESRSLGSSLWKEDSNCLDWLDKRGLNSVVYINYGSVTVMTDTHLREFAWGLANSKLPFLWIIRPDVVMGDSAILPEEFLEQIDGRGLLASWCPQDQVLAHPSVGVFLTHCGWNSMMETISCGVPVICWPFFADQQPNCRYACTKWGIGVEVNHDVKRNEIESLVKEMIEGDSGKQMRQKALEWKDIAEAATNIGGSSYNDFEKFIKEALFCV; encoded by the exons ATGAGGTCGACTGGAGCCAGAAAACCACATGCAGTATGTGTTCCCTTTCCAGCACAGGGCCATGTTACCCCTATGATGCATCTAGCCAAGCTTTTGCACTCAAGAGGCTTTCACATAACCTTCGTTAACACTGAGTTCAACCACAGGCGATTAATCCGGTCCAGAGGACCAGACTCTGTTGAAGGCCTGCCTGATTTCCGGTTTGAGACCATACCGGATGGTTTGCCTTTGCCACCATCTGATTTTGATGCAACACAAGACGTTCCGTCCTTGTGTGATTCAACAAGGACAAATTGTTTGGCCCCATTTAAAGAGCTCCTTACAAAGTTGAATTCATCTTCTGAAGTGCCTCCTGTTACTTGCGTAATCTCAGATGGAGCCATGAGCTTTGGCATAAAAGCTGCAGAAGAGTTTAGCATTCCCCAGGTTCAGTTTTGGACAGCGTCAGCTTGTAGCTTCATGGGATATTTGCATTTCAGTGAACTCACCAGAAGAGGCTTCGTTCCATACAAAG AAGAAAATTTACTTCGAGATGGCGATACACCTATTGATTGGATCCCTGGTTTGAGTAACATCCGACTAAAAGACATGCCAACCTTTATCAGAACCACAAACGATGaaataatgtttgattttatgGGATCAGAAGCAGAGAACTGCTTGAACTCTCCTGCAATTATCTTCAACACATTCAACGAATTCGAAAATGAGGTGTTGGAGTCTATAATTGCTACCAAGTTCCCTAACATTTATACAATAGGTCCTCTTCCCTTGCTTGCAAAGCATATCGCAGCTGAAAGCGAATCCAGGTCACTTGGTTCAAGTTTATGGAAAGAAGACTCAAACTGTCTTGATTGGCTTGATAAAAGAGGACTAAATTCTGTCGTGTACATTAATTATGGAAGTGTGACCGTAATGACAGACACACACTTGAGAGAATTTGCTTGGGGCCTGGCAAATAGTAAACTACCGTTTTTATGGATAATTAGGCCTGATGTAGTGATGGGTGATTCTGCAATCTTGCCGGAAGAGTTTCTTGAGCAAATTGATGGTAGAGGATTATTAGCAAGTTGGTGTCCACAGGATCAAGTTCTTGCACATCCATCAGTTGGGGTTTTCCTGACACATTGTGGGTGGAATTCTATGATGGAAACTATATCCTGTGGCGTTCCAGTAATCTGCTGGCCTTTTTTTGCTGATCAACAACCGAACTGCCGGTATGCATGCACCAAATGGGGGATTGGAGTGGAGGTCAATCATGATGTTAAGAGAAACGAGATTGAAAGTCTTGTTAAGGAAATGATAGAAGGGGACAGTGGGAAGCAAATGAGGCAGAAGGCTTTGGAGTGGAAAGATATAGCAGAAGCAGCTACCAATATTGGAGGATCATCTTACAATGACTTCGAAAAATTCATCAAGGAGGCTCTTTTCTGTGTGTAG
- the LOC7455199 gene encoding linamarin synthase 2 isoform X2, with protein MRSTGARKPHAVCVPFPAQGHVTPMMHLAKLLHSRGFHITFVNTEFNHRRLIRSRGPDSVEGLPDFRFETIPDGLPLPPSDFDATQDVPSLCDSTRTNCLAPFKELLTKLNSSSEVPPVTCVISDGAMSFGIKAAEEFSIPQVQFWTASACSFMGYLHFSELTRRGFVPYKENLLRDGDTPIDWIPGLSNIRLKDMPTFIRTTNDEIMFDFMGSEAENCLNSPAIIFNTFNEFENEVLESIIATKFPNIYTIGPLPLLAKHIAAESESRSLGSSLWKEDSNCLDWLDKRGLNSVVYINYGSVTVMTDTHLREFAWGLANSKLPFLWIIRPDVVMGDSAILPEEFLEQIDGRGLLASWCPQDQVLAHPSVGVFLTHCGWNSMMETISCGVPVICWPFFADQQPNCRYACTKWGIGVEVNHDVKRNEIESLVKEMIEGDSGKQMRQKALEWKDIAEAATNIGGSSYNDFEKFIKEALFCV; from the exons ATGAGGTCGACTGGAGCCAGAAAACCACATGCAGTATGTGTTCCCTTTCCAGCACAGGGCCATGTTACCCCTATGATGCATCTAGCCAAGCTTTTGCACTCAAGAGGCTTTCACATAACCTTCGTTAACACTGAGTTCAACCACAGGCGATTAATCCGGTCCAGAGGACCAGACTCTGTTGAAGGCCTGCCTGATTTCCGGTTTGAGACCATACCGGATGGTTTGCCTTTGCCACCATCTGATTTTGATGCAACACAAGACGTTCCGTCCTTGTGTGATTCAACAAGGACAAATTGTTTGGCCCCATTTAAAGAGCTCCTTACAAAGTTGAATTCATCTTCTGAAGTGCCTCCTGTTACTTGCGTAATCTCAGATGGAGCCATGAGCTTTGGCATAAAAGCTGCAGAAGAGTTTAGCATTCCCCAGGTTCAGTTTTGGACAGCGTCAGCTTGTAGCTTCATGGGATATTTGCATTTCAGTGAACTCACCAGAAGAGGCTTCGTTCCATACAAAG AAAATTTACTTCGAGATGGCGATACACCTATTGATTGGATCCCTGGTTTGAGTAACATCCGACTAAAAGACATGCCAACCTTTATCAGAACCACAAACGATGaaataatgtttgattttatgGGATCAGAAGCAGAGAACTGCTTGAACTCTCCTGCAATTATCTTCAACACATTCAACGAATTCGAAAATGAGGTGTTGGAGTCTATAATTGCTACCAAGTTCCCTAACATTTATACAATAGGTCCTCTTCCCTTGCTTGCAAAGCATATCGCAGCTGAAAGCGAATCCAGGTCACTTGGTTCAAGTTTATGGAAAGAAGACTCAAACTGTCTTGATTGGCTTGATAAAAGAGGACTAAATTCTGTCGTGTACATTAATTATGGAAGTGTGACCGTAATGACAGACACACACTTGAGAGAATTTGCTTGGGGCCTGGCAAATAGTAAACTACCGTTTTTATGGATAATTAGGCCTGATGTAGTGATGGGTGATTCTGCAATCTTGCCGGAAGAGTTTCTTGAGCAAATTGATGGTAGAGGATTATTAGCAAGTTGGTGTCCACAGGATCAAGTTCTTGCACATCCATCAGTTGGGGTTTTCCTGACACATTGTGGGTGGAATTCTATGATGGAAACTATATCCTGTGGCGTTCCAGTAATCTGCTGGCCTTTTTTTGCTGATCAACAACCGAACTGCCGGTATGCATGCACCAAATGGGGGATTGGAGTGGAGGTCAATCATGATGTTAAGAGAAACGAGATTGAAAGTCTTGTTAAGGAAATGATAGAAGGGGACAGTGGGAAGCAAATGAGGCAGAAGGCTTTGGAGTGGAAAGATATAGCAGAAGCAGCTACCAATATTGGAGGATCATCTTACAATGACTTCGAAAAATTCATCAAGGAGGCTCTTTTCTGTGTGTAG